One genomic segment of Ricinus communis isolate WT05 ecotype wild-type chromosome 3, ASM1957865v1, whole genome shotgun sequence includes these proteins:
- the LOC8277896 gene encoding 26S proteasome regulatory subunit 4 homolog B, which translates to MGQGPSGMNRPPGDRKNDSDNKKDKKYEPAAPPSRVGRKQRKQKGPEAAARLPTVTPLTKCKLRLLKLERIKDYLLMEEEFVANQERLKPQEEKNEEDRSKVDDLRGSPMSVGNLEELIDENHAIVSSSVGPEYYVGILSFVDKDQLEPGCAILMHNKVLSVVGLLQDEVDPMVSVMKVEKAPLESYADIGGLDAQIQEIKEAVELPLTHPELYEDIGIKPPKGVILYGEPGTGKTLLAKAVANSTSATFLRVVGSELIQKYLGDGPKLVRELFRVADDLSPSIVFIDEIDAVGTKRYDAHSGGEREIQRTMLELLNQLDGFDSRGDVKVILATNRIESLDPALLRPGRIDRKIEFPLPDIKTRRRIFQIHTSRMTLADDVNLEEFVMTKDEFSGADIKAICTEAGLLALRERRMKVTHADFKKAKEKVMFKKKEGVPEGLYM; encoded by the exons ATGGGTCAAGGTCCATCGGGAATGAACCGGCCACCAGGCGACAGAAAGAACGATTCCGACAACAAAAAGGACAAAAAATACGAACCAGCAGCACCACCATCACGCGTAGGCCGAAAGCAGCGCAAACAAAAAGGTCCGGAGGCGGCCGCGCGGCTCCCAACAGTAACACCACTAACTAAATGCAAACTTCGGCTCTTAAAACTGGAGCGCATTAAAGACTATCTGTTAATGGAGGAGGAGTTTGTAGCCAATCAAGAAAGGCTTAAACCACAGGAGGAAAAGAATGAAGAGGACAGATCTAAGGTCGATGATTTGAGAGGCTCGCCTATGAGTGTTGGCAATTTGGAAGAGCTGATTGATGAGAATCATGCCATCGTTTCTTCTTCGGTGGGACCCGAGTATTATGTTGGGATTTTGTCTTTTGTTGATAAGGATCAACTTGAACCTGGATGTGCTATTCTTATGCATAATAAG GTCCTTTCTGTTGTTGGGCTTCTTCAGGATGAAGTTGATCCTATGGTTTCTGTGATGAAGGTTGAGAAAGCTCCTCTGGAATCTTATGCCGACATTGGTGGGTTGGATGCCCAAATACAGGAAATTAAAGAAGCAGTGGAACTTCCGCTTACTCATCCTGAATTGTATGAAGATATTGGTATTAAACCCCCTAAAGGAGTGATACTCTATGGGGAGCCTGGAACAGGGAAAACATTGCTTGCTAAG GCAGTGGCAAACTCTACATCAGCAACTTTCTTGCGTGTAGTAGGAAGTGAATTGATTCAGAAATACTTGGGAGATGGCCCAAAATTAGTCAGGGAACTCTTTAGAGTTGCTGATGATCTTTCACCATCAATTGTTTTCATCGATGAAATTGATGCAGTTGGTACAAAGAG GTATGATGCACATTCAGGTGGTGAACGTGAGATCCAAAGAACTATGTTAGAGTTGCTGAATCAACTAGATGGTTTTGATTCAAGAGGAGATGTAAAAGTAATCCTTGCAACAAACAGAATTGAAAGTCTTGATCCGGCCTTGTTGCGCCCCGGACGAATAGACAGAAAGATTGAATTTCCCCTTCCAGATATCAAAACCAGGAGGCGCATTTTCCAG ATACATACATCAAGAATGACATTGGCAGATGATGTTAACTTAGAAGAATTCGTAATGACTAAGGATGAATTTTCTGGGGCTGATATCAAAGCTATATGTACAGAGGCTGGCCTGCTTGCTCTAAGAGAGCGGCGCATGAAG gtaaCCCATGCAGATTTTAAGAAAGCGAAGGAGAAAGTTATGTTCAAGAAGAAAGAAGGGGTGCCGGAAGGACTCTATATGTGA
- the LOC107261809 gene encoding zinc finger BED domain-containing protein RICESLEEPER 3-like, whose amino-acid sequence MAEEQNSIVPQNDKYKQPIEDGFAEYKVSKKRAKTTSIVWEHFELIAKETNGDEAKAKCKHCKSILGAAAKNGTSHLRRHLTKCTKLGNADIKQFLIASEVLSDGSNSIKNYKFDHDGLRHCISMFVVEGSHPFTIVEEKGFRRMLCKACPQFRVYSRHTLKRDILSLYVKERDKLREMIFNAPGKICLTTDNWKSQHTKLKYICITAHFIDDKWKLQKRIWRFRALVPPYDGLCIADEIHLFLSQWNLKHKIFSITADNASYNDTMISILNGRLITKEFLVCNGEFFQIRCCAHILNLIVQSGLDSISDIINKIREIMKYIDKLQIRRKKFFDVAKKSFHLDIRRRFRFDCPTRWNSTYTMLDNALYYKNVFDYFGSRSHVLRSYEISEIEWKHISMIHKFLKVFYEVTIMFSAHNTPTSNLVFRGVWKIHSKLLEVANEPSHLLCNTAKAM is encoded by the coding sequence aTGGCTGAGGAACAAAATTCCATAGTACCCCAAAATGACAAATATAAACAGCCCATTGAGGATGGCTTTGCAGAATATAAAGTTTCTAAAAAGCGAGCAAAGACTACTTCAATTGTTTGGGAACATTTTGAGCTAATCgcaaaagaaacaaatggAGATGAAGCCAAAGCGAAATGTAAGCATTGTAAGTCTATTTTGGGTGCTGCTGCAAAAAATGGAACATCACATTTAAGGCGTCATTTAACTAAATGCACAAAACTTGGAAATGCAGATATTAAACAATTTCTTATAGCTAGTGAAGTTTTAAGTGATGGGAGTAATTCTATAAAGAATTATAAGTTTGATCATGATGGATTGCGCCATTGCATTAGCATGTTTGTTGTTGAAGGTTCTCATCCTTTTACTATTGTAGAAGAAAAGGGTTTTAGGCGCATGTTGTGTAAGGCGTGTCCTCAATTTAGAGTATATAGTAGGCATACTCTAAAAAGAGACATTCTTTCTTTGTATGTGAAAGAAAGGGATAAACTTAGAGAAATGATTTTCAATGCTCCTGGTAAAATTTGTTTGACAACTGATAATTGGAAGAGTCAACATACAAAACTTAAGTATATTTGCATTACTGCTCATTTTATTGATGATAAGTGGAAACTACAAAAGAGAATTTGGAGATTTAGAGCATTAGTTCCACCTTATGACGGCTTGTGCATAGCTGATGAGATTCACTTATTTTTATCTCAATGGAATTTGAAGCATAAAATATTCTCAATCACTGCTGATAATGCTTCTTACAATGATACTATGATTTCTATCCTTAATGGTCGCCTCATAACAAAAGAGTTTCTCGTATGTAATGGAGAGTTTTTTCAAATCCGTTGTTGTGCTCATATTTTAAACTTAATCGTACAATCAGGTTTGGATAGTATCagtgatattattaataagatcaGAGAAATTATGaagtatattgataaattacaGATACGTAGAAAAAAGTTTTTTGATGTTGCAAAGAAAAGTTTTCACTTAGATATTAGGAGAAGATTTAGGTTTGATTGTCCTACGAGATGGAATTCGACTTATACAATGCTTGATAATGCTCTTTACTACAAGAATGTGTTTGATTATTTTGGGAGTAGAAGTCATGTACTTAGATCTTATGAAATTTCAGAAATTGAATGGAAACATATTTCTatgattcataaatttttgaagGTGTTTTATGAAGTGACAATTATGTTTTCGGCTCATAACACTCCTActtcaaatttagtttttagagGAGTGTGGAAAATCCATTCAAAGTTATTAGAAGTTGCAAATGAGCCATCTCACCTTCTATGCAATACTGCTAAGGCTATGTAA